Proteins encoded in a region of the Panicum hallii strain FIL2 chromosome 3, PHallii_v3.1, whole genome shotgun sequence genome:
- the LOC112886502 gene encoding TNF receptor-associated factor homolog 1a-like isoform X1, giving the protein MAGTLIEDNAGDSRSSSTEEMPSDQQSHSGDSLTEWRSSEQVENGTPSTSPAYSDTDDDDCGPRPSELYGKFTWRIDNFSQINKRELRSNSFDVGGFKWYILIYPQGCDVCNHLSLFLCVANHDKLLPGRCIDGCIVFDTLHFVTIMFFNMICFCSGWSHFAQFTIAVINRDPKKSKYSDTLHRFWKKEHDWGWKKFMELSKLNDGFVVEDVLTIKAQVQVIREKADRPFRCLDGQYRRELIRVYLSNVEQICRRFIDERRSKLSRLIEDKLRWSSFSAFWLAMDPTVRRHMTREKTDTILKVLVKHFFIEKEVTSTLVIDSLYSGLKALEYQSKNKKGIPKLTETDARSTPMVLIDQDMFVLADDVILLLERAAVDTLPHQPLPTKDDKSSQNRTKDGNSGEEFNKDSIERDDRRLIELGWKTLELFALAHIFSRIEVAYQEAVALKRQEELIREEEAAGLAEIELKAKRSAAEKEKRAKKKQAKQKKNSRKSNKGKNGKSDINKEILMDSSPSDDRILDDFSGQAEEMSSNADNPEEVSDISDNRDDNSDALHVDIEDRESSPVNWETDASETQATVPRSGEVQNDQAGKRTSFVDDSSSTCSSDSVPSVILNGSSTGGAWTNVRSSSNRGNNRRNKDTDPRAGLAQGGPNSGYNGFIGSGSNASGNSKENRHESEDDKVVLQRKQHAQRHVDVMSPSKSRMAESSFSSVSPVKKQPNLSQQPKFSLESTNSLNHRASQVSGAVTATTIAGVTSTPAAQILSNKGPLSSPAIHNEKSVPIASRPLQVPVHSKSEAQKKASLDGSATTQAVAVSRPLSAPQVPAGKQSAPVTSTSQSVPLLSRSMSAVGRLGNEPSANAPSFIPRSRTYRNAMMEKSSVGGSSFTHQPSSLEQGVAHSQSLFSSQPSILSSETLSGKEETSLKPGFTFGTVKPESLNQYQCREQSSQQASSSSSSISNSSDCAPSSSNIRSEIAKLNLNGRSRSRQLLSEISTRFTPFQPQGLVADEFPHLDIINDLLDEEQSDRRRVLRPGFAQHFSMPNDASSPDYGLFGEPYLIDQSEPYLEEEPPRFYSTLSSAPRGLRDRSYSQFDLPSYSSSGQFEDLMMNQWPYNHTELSMPSFLSDTSGYPYQSQDFPSSANGASRYPSYRPANGH; this is encoded by the exons ATGGCTGGCACTTTGATTGAGGACAATGCTGGGGATAGTAGATCCTCATCAACTGAAGAGATGCCAAGTGATCAACAGAGCCATTCCGGGGATTCTTTAACTGAATGGAGGTCAAGTGAGCAAGTTGAGAATGGGACACCATCCACCTCACCAGCTTACTCAGACACTGATGATGATGATTGTG GACCAAGGCCTTCTGAACTTTATGGGAAGTTTACATGGAGAATTGATAATTTCTCTCAAATCAACAAGAGAGAGCTAAGGAGTAATTCCTTTGATGTTGGCGGATTTAAGTG GTATATCTTAATTTATCCACAAGGATGTGATGTTTGCAAtcacctctctctctttctttgtGTTGCGAACCATGATAAACTACTCCCAGGTAGATGCATAGATGGATGCATTGTGTTTGATACACTTCACTTCGTGACTATCATGTTCTTCAATATGATTTGCTTTTGTTCAGGTTGGAGTCACTTCGCACAATTTACAATAGCTGTAATTAATAGAGACCCTAAGAAATCCAAGTATTCTG ATACACTACATCGATTTTGGAAGAAGGAACATGATTGGGGGTGGAAAAAGTTTATGGAGCTATCAAAATTAAATGATGGCTTTGTTGTTGAGGATGTTCTTACTATCAAAGCTCAAGTTCAAGTTATCAG GGAGAAGGCAGATCGTCCATTTCGTTGCCTTGATGGCCAGTACCGAAGGGAACTAATTAGGGTTTATCTATCAAATGTGGAACAAATTTGCCGACGCTTTATTGATGAAAGAAGAAGCAAGCTTAGCAGGTTGATTGAGGATAAACTGAGGTGGTCCAG TTTCAGTGCATTCTGGCTAGCAATGGATCCAACTGTGCGGCGACACATGACAAGGGAAAAGACTGACACTATATTGAAAGTTCTAGTGAAGCACTTCTTTATAGAGAAAGAAGTTACGTCAACCTTGGTAATTGACTCACTATACAGCGGACTGAAGGCTCTTGAATACCAGAGTAAGAATAAAAAGGGGATACCTAAACTAACAGAGACCGATGCTCGAAGCACTCCGATGGTACTTATTGATCAGGACATGTTTGTTTTGGCTGATGATGTGATACTTTTGCTTGAGAGAGCTGCAGTGGACACACTGCCGCATCAACCGTTGCCTACAAAAGATGATAAAAGTTCACAGAACCGCACAAAG GATGGCAACTCAGGTGAGGAGTTTAACAAAGATTCTATTGAGCGCGATGATAGACGGCTTATAGAGCTAGGCTGGAAGACATTGGAGCTTTTTGCCTTAGCTCATATATTCAG CCGAATAGAAGTGGCATACCAAGAGGCGGTGGCTTTGAAACGCCAAGAGGAGCTCATTCGTGAAGAAGAAGCTGCTGGGCTAGCTGaaattgaacttaaggcaaagcgGAGTGCTGCTGAAAAGGAAAAGCGTGCTAAGAAAAAGCAG GCAAAACAGAAGAAAAACAGTCGAAAAAGTAATAAAGGGAAAAATGGCAAGTCTGACATCAACAAGGAAATACTTATGGACAGTAGTCCATCTGATGATAGGATCCTGGACGATTTCTCTGGACAAGCAGAAGAAATGTCCTCAAATGCTGACAACCCTGAAGAAGTCTCTGATATATCTGACAACAGAGATGATAATTCAGATGCACTTCATGTTGATATTGAAGACCGCGAATCTAGCCCTGTTAATTGGGAAACAGATGCTTCAGAAACTCAAGCTACTGTGCCTAGAAGTGGTGAGGTGCAAAATGACCAAGCAGGGAAGCGGACCTCTTTTGTGGATGATAGCTCATCAACTTGTTCATCGGACTCAGTTCCCTCAGTTATCTTGAATGGATCATCCACGGGAGGTGCCTGGACAAATGTCAGATCCTCATCCAATAG GGGAAACAACCGGAGGAATAAGGATACTGATCCACGAGCAGGACTTGCACAAGGTGGACCAAATTCAGGGTATAATGGTTTTATAGGATCCGGCAGCAATGCTTCTGGCAACTCCAAGGAGAACAGACATGAATCTGAG GATGATAAAGTTGTCTTGCAGAGGAAGCAACATGCACAACGCCATGTTGATGTCATGAGCCCCTCCAAGTCAAGAATGGCggagtcttccttttcttctgtgAGCCCTGTTAAGAAGCAACCTAACTTATCCCAGCAACCAAAATTTTCACTAGAAAGCACCAATAGTTTGAATCACCGTGCAAGCCAAGTTTCGGGTGCTGTGACTGCCACTACAATAGCAGGTGTCACTTCAACCCCGGCAGCTCAGATACTATCAAATAAAGGGCCTCTGTCCAGTCCTGCGATCCACAATGAGAAGTCAGTTCCAATTGCAAGTAGACCCCTGCAGGTCCCTGTACACTCCAAATCTGAAGCGCAGAAAAAGGCTTCCCTGGATGGCAGTGCAACAACCCAGGCTGTTGCAGTATCAAGGCCATTGAGTGCCCCACAAGTCCCTGCAGGAAAACAAAGTGCACCAGTTACTTCAACATCTCAGAGTGTACCCCTTCTTTCTCGTTCAATGAGTGCAGTCGGACGGTTGGGAAATGAGCCCTCGGCCAATGCTCCTAGCTTCATTCCCCGGTCACGAACTTATCGCAATGCCATGATGGAGAAAAGTTCTGTTGGTGGAAGCAGTTTTACACATCAGCCGAGTTCATTGGAGCAAGGAGTTGCACATTCACAATCATTGTTTTCATCCCAGCCTTCCATTCTGTCATCTGAAACCTTGTCTGGGAAAGAGGAAACATCATTGAAACCTGGGTTTACATTTGGAACTGTCAAGCCCGAGTCACTGAACCAGTATCAGTGCAGAGAACAGAGCTCACAGCaagcaagcagcagcagcagcagcatcagtAACAGTAGTGATTGTGCTCCATCGAGTTCGAACATCAGAAGTGAGATTGCGAAGCTCAATTTGAATGGAAGATCACGAAGCAGGCAGCTGTTGTCAGAAATTTCTACCAGATTTACTCCTTTTCAACCGCAAGGCCTGGTTGCTGATGAGTTCCCACACCTAGACATCATCAATGACTTGCTGGATGAGGAGCAGAGCGACAGGAGAAGGGTTCTTCGACCTGGATTCGCTCAACATTTCTCTATGCCCAATGATGCCAGCAGCCCTGATTATGGCTTGTTCGGTGAGCCATACCTGATTGATCAATCCGAGccatacctcgaggaggagcctCCTAGGTTTTATAGCACATTGAGCAGTGCTCCTCGGGGGCTGAGGGACCGGAGTTATTCGCAATTCGATCTCCCTTCATACTCCAGCAGCGGCCAGTTTGAGGATCTGATGATGAACCAATGGCCATACAACCACACTGAATTATCCATGCCTAGCTTTTTGTCAGACACAAGTGGCTACCCCTATCAGTCGCAGGATTTCCCGAGTTCGGCAAATGGAGCAAGCAGATACCCATCCTATCGCCCTGCCAATGGGCACTGA
- the LOC112886502 gene encoding TNF receptor-associated factor homolog 1a-like isoform X2, whose translation MAGTLIEDNAGDSRSSSTEEMPSDQQSHSGDSLTEWRSSEQVENGTPSTSPAYSDTDDDDCGPRPSELYGKFTWRIDNFSQINKRELRSNSFDVGGFKWYILIYPQGCDVCNHLSLFLCVANHDKLLPGWSHFAQFTIAVINRDPKKSKYSDTLHRFWKKEHDWGWKKFMELSKLNDGFVVEDVLTIKAQVQVIREKADRPFRCLDGQYRRELIRVYLSNVEQICRRFIDERRSKLSRLIEDKLRWSSFSAFWLAMDPTVRRHMTREKTDTILKVLVKHFFIEKEVTSTLVIDSLYSGLKALEYQSKNKKGIPKLTETDARSTPMVLIDQDMFVLADDVILLLERAAVDTLPHQPLPTKDDKSSQNRTKDGNSGEEFNKDSIERDDRRLIELGWKTLELFALAHIFSRIEVAYQEAVALKRQEELIREEEAAGLAEIELKAKRSAAEKEKRAKKKQAKQKKNSRKSNKGKNGKSDINKEILMDSSPSDDRILDDFSGQAEEMSSNADNPEEVSDISDNRDDNSDALHVDIEDRESSPVNWETDASETQATVPRSGEVQNDQAGKRTSFVDDSSSTCSSDSVPSVILNGSSTGGAWTNVRSSSNRGNNRRNKDTDPRAGLAQGGPNSGYNGFIGSGSNASGNSKENRHESEDDKVVLQRKQHAQRHVDVMSPSKSRMAESSFSSVSPVKKQPNLSQQPKFSLESTNSLNHRASQVSGAVTATTIAGVTSTPAAQILSNKGPLSSPAIHNEKSVPIASRPLQVPVHSKSEAQKKASLDGSATTQAVAVSRPLSAPQVPAGKQSAPVTSTSQSVPLLSRSMSAVGRLGNEPSANAPSFIPRSRTYRNAMMEKSSVGGSSFTHQPSSLEQGVAHSQSLFSSQPSILSSETLSGKEETSLKPGFTFGTVKPESLNQYQCREQSSQQASSSSSSISNSSDCAPSSSNIRSEIAKLNLNGRSRSRQLLSEISTRFTPFQPQGLVADEFPHLDIINDLLDEEQSDRRRVLRPGFAQHFSMPNDASSPDYGLFGEPYLIDQSEPYLEEEPPRFYSTLSSAPRGLRDRSYSQFDLPSYSSSGQFEDLMMNQWPYNHTELSMPSFLSDTSGYPYQSQDFPSSANGASRYPSYRPANGH comes from the exons ATGGCTGGCACTTTGATTGAGGACAATGCTGGGGATAGTAGATCCTCATCAACTGAAGAGATGCCAAGTGATCAACAGAGCCATTCCGGGGATTCTTTAACTGAATGGAGGTCAAGTGAGCAAGTTGAGAATGGGACACCATCCACCTCACCAGCTTACTCAGACACTGATGATGATGATTGTG GACCAAGGCCTTCTGAACTTTATGGGAAGTTTACATGGAGAATTGATAATTTCTCTCAAATCAACAAGAGAGAGCTAAGGAGTAATTCCTTTGATGTTGGCGGATTTAAGTG GTATATCTTAATTTATCCACAAGGATGTGATGTTTGCAAtcacctctctctctttctttgtGTTGCGAACCATGATAAACTACTCCCAG GTTGGAGTCACTTCGCACAATTTACAATAGCTGTAATTAATAGAGACCCTAAGAAATCCAAGTATTCTG ATACACTACATCGATTTTGGAAGAAGGAACATGATTGGGGGTGGAAAAAGTTTATGGAGCTATCAAAATTAAATGATGGCTTTGTTGTTGAGGATGTTCTTACTATCAAAGCTCAAGTTCAAGTTATCAG GGAGAAGGCAGATCGTCCATTTCGTTGCCTTGATGGCCAGTACCGAAGGGAACTAATTAGGGTTTATCTATCAAATGTGGAACAAATTTGCCGACGCTTTATTGATGAAAGAAGAAGCAAGCTTAGCAGGTTGATTGAGGATAAACTGAGGTGGTCCAG TTTCAGTGCATTCTGGCTAGCAATGGATCCAACTGTGCGGCGACACATGACAAGGGAAAAGACTGACACTATATTGAAAGTTCTAGTGAAGCACTTCTTTATAGAGAAAGAAGTTACGTCAACCTTGGTAATTGACTCACTATACAGCGGACTGAAGGCTCTTGAATACCAGAGTAAGAATAAAAAGGGGATACCTAAACTAACAGAGACCGATGCTCGAAGCACTCCGATGGTACTTATTGATCAGGACATGTTTGTTTTGGCTGATGATGTGATACTTTTGCTTGAGAGAGCTGCAGTGGACACACTGCCGCATCAACCGTTGCCTACAAAAGATGATAAAAGTTCACAGAACCGCACAAAG GATGGCAACTCAGGTGAGGAGTTTAACAAAGATTCTATTGAGCGCGATGATAGACGGCTTATAGAGCTAGGCTGGAAGACATTGGAGCTTTTTGCCTTAGCTCATATATTCAG CCGAATAGAAGTGGCATACCAAGAGGCGGTGGCTTTGAAACGCCAAGAGGAGCTCATTCGTGAAGAAGAAGCTGCTGGGCTAGCTGaaattgaacttaaggcaaagcgGAGTGCTGCTGAAAAGGAAAAGCGTGCTAAGAAAAAGCAG GCAAAACAGAAGAAAAACAGTCGAAAAAGTAATAAAGGGAAAAATGGCAAGTCTGACATCAACAAGGAAATACTTATGGACAGTAGTCCATCTGATGATAGGATCCTGGACGATTTCTCTGGACAAGCAGAAGAAATGTCCTCAAATGCTGACAACCCTGAAGAAGTCTCTGATATATCTGACAACAGAGATGATAATTCAGATGCACTTCATGTTGATATTGAAGACCGCGAATCTAGCCCTGTTAATTGGGAAACAGATGCTTCAGAAACTCAAGCTACTGTGCCTAGAAGTGGTGAGGTGCAAAATGACCAAGCAGGGAAGCGGACCTCTTTTGTGGATGATAGCTCATCAACTTGTTCATCGGACTCAGTTCCCTCAGTTATCTTGAATGGATCATCCACGGGAGGTGCCTGGACAAATGTCAGATCCTCATCCAATAG GGGAAACAACCGGAGGAATAAGGATACTGATCCACGAGCAGGACTTGCACAAGGTGGACCAAATTCAGGGTATAATGGTTTTATAGGATCCGGCAGCAATGCTTCTGGCAACTCCAAGGAGAACAGACATGAATCTGAG GATGATAAAGTTGTCTTGCAGAGGAAGCAACATGCACAACGCCATGTTGATGTCATGAGCCCCTCCAAGTCAAGAATGGCggagtcttccttttcttctgtgAGCCCTGTTAAGAAGCAACCTAACTTATCCCAGCAACCAAAATTTTCACTAGAAAGCACCAATAGTTTGAATCACCGTGCAAGCCAAGTTTCGGGTGCTGTGACTGCCACTACAATAGCAGGTGTCACTTCAACCCCGGCAGCTCAGATACTATCAAATAAAGGGCCTCTGTCCAGTCCTGCGATCCACAATGAGAAGTCAGTTCCAATTGCAAGTAGACCCCTGCAGGTCCCTGTACACTCCAAATCTGAAGCGCAGAAAAAGGCTTCCCTGGATGGCAGTGCAACAACCCAGGCTGTTGCAGTATCAAGGCCATTGAGTGCCCCACAAGTCCCTGCAGGAAAACAAAGTGCACCAGTTACTTCAACATCTCAGAGTGTACCCCTTCTTTCTCGTTCAATGAGTGCAGTCGGACGGTTGGGAAATGAGCCCTCGGCCAATGCTCCTAGCTTCATTCCCCGGTCACGAACTTATCGCAATGCCATGATGGAGAAAAGTTCTGTTGGTGGAAGCAGTTTTACACATCAGCCGAGTTCATTGGAGCAAGGAGTTGCACATTCACAATCATTGTTTTCATCCCAGCCTTCCATTCTGTCATCTGAAACCTTGTCTGGGAAAGAGGAAACATCATTGAAACCTGGGTTTACATTTGGAACTGTCAAGCCCGAGTCACTGAACCAGTATCAGTGCAGAGAACAGAGCTCACAGCaagcaagcagcagcagcagcagcatcagtAACAGTAGTGATTGTGCTCCATCGAGTTCGAACATCAGAAGTGAGATTGCGAAGCTCAATTTGAATGGAAGATCACGAAGCAGGCAGCTGTTGTCAGAAATTTCTACCAGATTTACTCCTTTTCAACCGCAAGGCCTGGTTGCTGATGAGTTCCCACACCTAGACATCATCAATGACTTGCTGGATGAGGAGCAGAGCGACAGGAGAAGGGTTCTTCGACCTGGATTCGCTCAACATTTCTCTATGCCCAATGATGCCAGCAGCCCTGATTATGGCTTGTTCGGTGAGCCATACCTGATTGATCAATCCGAGccatacctcgaggaggagcctCCTAGGTTTTATAGCACATTGAGCAGTGCTCCTCGGGGGCTGAGGGACCGGAGTTATTCGCAATTCGATCTCCCTTCATACTCCAGCAGCGGCCAGTTTGAGGATCTGATGATGAACCAATGGCCATACAACCACACTGAATTATCCATGCCTAGCTTTTTGTCAGACACAAGTGGCTACCCCTATCAGTCGCAGGATTTCCCGAGTTCGGCAAATGGAGCAAGCAGATACCCATCCTATCGCCCTGCCAATGGGCACTGA
- the LOC112886502 gene encoding TNF receptor-associated factor homolog 1b-like isoform X3 produces the protein MELSKLNDGFVVEDVLTIKAQVQVIREKADRPFRCLDGQYRRELIRVYLSNVEQICRRFIDERRSKLSRLIEDKLRWSSFSAFWLAMDPTVRRHMTREKTDTILKVLVKHFFIEKEVTSTLVIDSLYSGLKALEYQSKNKKGIPKLTETDARSTPMVLIDQDMFVLADDVILLLERAAVDTLPHQPLPTKDDKSSQNRTKDGNSGEEFNKDSIERDDRRLIELGWKTLELFALAHIFSRIEVAYQEAVALKRQEELIREEEAAGLAEIELKAKRSAAEKEKRAKKKQAKQKKNSRKSNKGKNGKSDINKEILMDSSPSDDRILDDFSGQAEEMSSNADNPEEVSDISDNRDDNSDALHVDIEDRESSPVNWETDASETQATVPRSGEVQNDQAGKRTSFVDDSSSTCSSDSVPSVILNGSSTGGAWTNVRSSSNRGNNRRNKDTDPRAGLAQGGPNSGYNGFIGSGSNASGNSKENRHESEDDKVVLQRKQHAQRHVDVMSPSKSRMAESSFSSVSPVKKQPNLSQQPKFSLESTNSLNHRASQVSGAVTATTIAGVTSTPAAQILSNKGPLSSPAIHNEKSVPIASRPLQVPVHSKSEAQKKASLDGSATTQAVAVSRPLSAPQVPAGKQSAPVTSTSQSVPLLSRSMSAVGRLGNEPSANAPSFIPRSRTYRNAMMEKSSVGGSSFTHQPSSLEQGVAHSQSLFSSQPSILSSETLSGKEETSLKPGFTFGTVKPESLNQYQCREQSSQQASSSSSSISNSSDCAPSSSNIRSEIAKLNLNGRSRSRQLLSEISTRFTPFQPQGLVADEFPHLDIINDLLDEEQSDRRRVLRPGFAQHFSMPNDASSPDYGLFGEPYLIDQSEPYLEEEPPRFYSTLSSAPRGLRDRSYSQFDLPSYSSSGQFEDLMMNQWPYNHTELSMPSFLSDTSGYPYQSQDFPSSANGASRYPSYRPANGH, from the exons ATGGAGCTATCAAAATTAAATGATGGCTTTGTTGTTGAGGATGTTCTTACTATCAAAGCTCAAGTTCAAGTTATCAG GGAGAAGGCAGATCGTCCATTTCGTTGCCTTGATGGCCAGTACCGAAGGGAACTAATTAGGGTTTATCTATCAAATGTGGAACAAATTTGCCGACGCTTTATTGATGAAAGAAGAAGCAAGCTTAGCAGGTTGATTGAGGATAAACTGAGGTGGTCCAG TTTCAGTGCATTCTGGCTAGCAATGGATCCAACTGTGCGGCGACACATGACAAGGGAAAAGACTGACACTATATTGAAAGTTCTAGTGAAGCACTTCTTTATAGAGAAAGAAGTTACGTCAACCTTGGTAATTGACTCACTATACAGCGGACTGAAGGCTCTTGAATACCAGAGTAAGAATAAAAAGGGGATACCTAAACTAACAGAGACCGATGCTCGAAGCACTCCGATGGTACTTATTGATCAGGACATGTTTGTTTTGGCTGATGATGTGATACTTTTGCTTGAGAGAGCTGCAGTGGACACACTGCCGCATCAACCGTTGCCTACAAAAGATGATAAAAGTTCACAGAACCGCACAAAG GATGGCAACTCAGGTGAGGAGTTTAACAAAGATTCTATTGAGCGCGATGATAGACGGCTTATAGAGCTAGGCTGGAAGACATTGGAGCTTTTTGCCTTAGCTCATATATTCAG CCGAATAGAAGTGGCATACCAAGAGGCGGTGGCTTTGAAACGCCAAGAGGAGCTCATTCGTGAAGAAGAAGCTGCTGGGCTAGCTGaaattgaacttaaggcaaagcgGAGTGCTGCTGAAAAGGAAAAGCGTGCTAAGAAAAAGCAG GCAAAACAGAAGAAAAACAGTCGAAAAAGTAATAAAGGGAAAAATGGCAAGTCTGACATCAACAAGGAAATACTTATGGACAGTAGTCCATCTGATGATAGGATCCTGGACGATTTCTCTGGACAAGCAGAAGAAATGTCCTCAAATGCTGACAACCCTGAAGAAGTCTCTGATATATCTGACAACAGAGATGATAATTCAGATGCACTTCATGTTGATATTGAAGACCGCGAATCTAGCCCTGTTAATTGGGAAACAGATGCTTCAGAAACTCAAGCTACTGTGCCTAGAAGTGGTGAGGTGCAAAATGACCAAGCAGGGAAGCGGACCTCTTTTGTGGATGATAGCTCATCAACTTGTTCATCGGACTCAGTTCCCTCAGTTATCTTGAATGGATCATCCACGGGAGGTGCCTGGACAAATGTCAGATCCTCATCCAATAG GGGAAACAACCGGAGGAATAAGGATACTGATCCACGAGCAGGACTTGCACAAGGTGGACCAAATTCAGGGTATAATGGTTTTATAGGATCCGGCAGCAATGCTTCTGGCAACTCCAAGGAGAACAGACATGAATCTGAG GATGATAAAGTTGTCTTGCAGAGGAAGCAACATGCACAACGCCATGTTGATGTCATGAGCCCCTCCAAGTCAAGAATGGCggagtcttccttttcttctgtgAGCCCTGTTAAGAAGCAACCTAACTTATCCCAGCAACCAAAATTTTCACTAGAAAGCACCAATAGTTTGAATCACCGTGCAAGCCAAGTTTCGGGTGCTGTGACTGCCACTACAATAGCAGGTGTCACTTCAACCCCGGCAGCTCAGATACTATCAAATAAAGGGCCTCTGTCCAGTCCTGCGATCCACAATGAGAAGTCAGTTCCAATTGCAAGTAGACCCCTGCAGGTCCCTGTACACTCCAAATCTGAAGCGCAGAAAAAGGCTTCCCTGGATGGCAGTGCAACAACCCAGGCTGTTGCAGTATCAAGGCCATTGAGTGCCCCACAAGTCCCTGCAGGAAAACAAAGTGCACCAGTTACTTCAACATCTCAGAGTGTACCCCTTCTTTCTCGTTCAATGAGTGCAGTCGGACGGTTGGGAAATGAGCCCTCGGCCAATGCTCCTAGCTTCATTCCCCGGTCACGAACTTATCGCAATGCCATGATGGAGAAAAGTTCTGTTGGTGGAAGCAGTTTTACACATCAGCCGAGTTCATTGGAGCAAGGAGTTGCACATTCACAATCATTGTTTTCATCCCAGCCTTCCATTCTGTCATCTGAAACCTTGTCTGGGAAAGAGGAAACATCATTGAAACCTGGGTTTACATTTGGAACTGTCAAGCCCGAGTCACTGAACCAGTATCAGTGCAGAGAACAGAGCTCACAGCaagcaagcagcagcagcagcagcatcagtAACAGTAGTGATTGTGCTCCATCGAGTTCGAACATCAGAAGTGAGATTGCGAAGCTCAATTTGAATGGAAGATCACGAAGCAGGCAGCTGTTGTCAGAAATTTCTACCAGATTTACTCCTTTTCAACCGCAAGGCCTGGTTGCTGATGAGTTCCCACACCTAGACATCATCAATGACTTGCTGGATGAGGAGCAGAGCGACAGGAGAAGGGTTCTTCGACCTGGATTCGCTCAACATTTCTCTATGCCCAATGATGCCAGCAGCCCTGATTATGGCTTGTTCGGTGAGCCATACCTGATTGATCAATCCGAGccatacctcgaggaggagcctCCTAGGTTTTATAGCACATTGAGCAGTGCTCCTCGGGGGCTGAGGGACCGGAGTTATTCGCAATTCGATCTCCCTTCATACTCCAGCAGCGGCCAGTTTGAGGATCTGATGATGAACCAATGGCCATACAACCACACTGAATTATCCATGCCTAGCTTTTTGTCAGACACAAGTGGCTACCCCTATCAGTCGCAGGATTTCCCGAGTTCGGCAAATGGAGCAAGCAGATACCCATCCTATCGCCCTGCCAATGGGCACTGA